A genomic stretch from Arachis stenosperma cultivar V10309 chromosome 3, arast.V10309.gnm1.PFL2, whole genome shotgun sequence includes:
- the LOC130967157 gene encoding uncharacterized protein LOC130967157: protein MQELRHRVENLKRQLADQEHDRRTTDPTYSPSPESRERDSYRSHPRHASASRTEAESTREDSPIPRRRNNTIIYSRGKETFRTGRDREGREGRPVRTRQPVIMGATPFYRSILEVRLPKHFDKPTDMRYDGTQDPLEHLTAFKARMNLEGVGDEVRCRAFPVTLAGPAIRWFNGLPQGSIYGFSDISRAFLAQFTTRIAKAKHPINLLGITQRPGEPTRKYLDRFNDECLEIDGLTDSVASLCLTNGLLNEDFRKHLTTKPVWMMHEIQTVAKEYINNEEVSQVVAANKRHSGYNQPRQQGNGERHKDQAKEGAPTKAHRSFSRIGKFTNYTPLTLHIVEVYQQIAERGILSKPRPLKDRTGGNKSLYCDYHKGYGHQTQDCFDLRDALEQAIRDGKLAEFSHLIWEPKRRQRYQDSEEAKTRAAKRRQEPEDKDHGLTVINVVTAKNSAPRSRSAHKKDAKILTVSSAPMRSSKRPPCVSFGPEDQWFDEAPENPPMVITARVGTSLVKWILVDTGADSNIMFRNVFDALGLRDADLSSHQHRVIGLGDHFIKPDGVISLPISVGQAQGRRSAMAEFVVLRDSTAYNIILGRKTINDFEAIINTKLLVMKFVTDERSVASIMWKRRSLATMPACP, encoded by the coding sequence ATGCAGGAGCTACGCCACAGAGTCGAGAATCTGAAACGACAACTAGCTGATCAGGAGCACGATCGGCGGACCACCGATCCTACTTACTCCCCGTCCCCAGAGAGCCGGGAGAGGGATTCCTACCGAAGTCACCCCCGGCACGCCTCCGCTTCCAGAACGGAAGCGGAAAGCACCCGAGAAGACTCTCCCATCCCGAGAAGACGAAACAACACAATCATCTACTCCCGAGGTAAGGAAACGTTCCGCACGGGACGAGATCGCGAAGGTAGGGAAGGAAGGCCTGTGAGGACGCGGCAACCCGTGATAATGGGCGCCACCCCATTTTATCGGTCCATCCTTGAGGTCCGGTTGCCGAAGCACTTCGAcaaaccaacggacatgaggtacgatgGAACTCAAGACCCACTGGAACACCTCACGGCTTTCAAGGCTAGAATGAATTTGGAGGGAGTAGGTGACGAGGTGAGGTGCCGGGCCTTCCCGGTCACCTTAGCCGGACCCGCGATCCgatggtttaacggcctcccgCAGGGATCCATCTACGGATTTTCGGACATCAGCCGTGCCTTCTTGGCTCAGTTTACAACGCGGATAGCAAAGGCAAAACACCCTATCAACCTGCTCGGGATAACGCAGAGACCCGGAGAGCCGACCAGAAAGTACCTGGATCGCTTTAATGATGAATGCTTGGAAATCGATGGCCTAACCGACTCGGTGGCCAGCCTTTGCCTGACGAACGGCCTCCTGAACGAGGACTTTCGAAAACACCTTACCACGAAACCAGTCTGGATGATGCACGAGATCCAAACAGTGGCTAAGGAATACATAAATAACGAAGAAGTCAGCCAGGTCGTGGCCGCCAATAAACGTCACTCCGGCTACAACCAACCTAGGCAACAGGGTAACGGGGAGAGACACAAAGACCAAGCCAAGGAGGGAGCACCGACCAAGGCACACAGATCGTTTTCCCGGATTGGGAAGTTCACCAACTACACTCCACTCACTCTTCACATTGTGGAAGTTTACCAACAAATAGCCGAGAGAGGGATCTTGTCGAAGCCCCGGCCACTCAAGGACCGAACGGGGGGAAACAAGAGCCTCTACTGTGACTACCACAAGGGCTATGGACATCAAACACAAGACTGCTTTGACCTGAGGGATGCATTAGAGCAAGCAATAAGAGATGGCAAACTCGCTGAGTTCTCCCACCTCATATGGGAGCCGAAGAGGCGGCAACGCTACCAAGACAGCGAAGAGGCCAAGACCCGAGCAGCAAAGCGGCGACAAGAGCCAGAAGATAAAGACCACGGTCTCACGGTGATAAACGTAGTAACCGCCAAAAACTCCGCGCCGAGATCTAGGTCAGCTCACAAGAAAGACGCCAAAATCCTAACAGTCTCCTCCGCCCCAATGCGAAGTTCTAAGAGGCCACCATGCGTCTCCTTTGGCCCCGAAGATCAATGGTTCGACGAGGCACCCGAGAACCCACCTATGGTCATCACGGCCAGGGTGGGAACCAGCCTCGTCAAATGGATCCTCGTCGACACGGGGGCAGACTCGAACATCATGTTTCGCAATGTGTTTGACGCTCTAGGATTAAGGGACGCCGACCTATCATCACACCAACACAGGGTCATCGGATtaggcgaccacttcatcaagCCAGACGGAGTAATATCCCTGCCGATCTCTGTGGGACAGGCACAGGGCCGGAGATCGGCAATGGCCGAGTTCGTAGTTCTCCGAGATTCCACagcctacaacatcatcttAGGAAGAAAGACGATCAATGATTTTGAAGCGATAATCAACACGAAGCTTCTAGTTATGAAGTTTGTTACCGACGAGAGGTCCGTAGCGTCCATAATGTGGAAACGGCGGTCGCTTGCGACAATGCCAGCCTGTCCTTAA